Proteins from a single region of Caloramator sp. E03:
- a CDS encoding menaquinone biosynthesis decarboxylase — MAYKDIQDFMNVLDRRGLLKKIKVEVDSELEITEITDRISKSKGPALLFENVKGSKYPVLINTFGSFERLNLALEVDKLDDIAHVITDLMDVSNYIGFIDKIKSIPKLVRLARVFPKKVDRAPCQEVVEEADLSTLPILKCWPLDGGRFITLPLVITKDPETGLQNMGMYRLQVYDKNTTGMHWHLHKDGREIYEKYKKIGGRMPVSVALGCDPATIYSATAPLPKEIDEMIFSGFLRKSPLEIVKCKTNDIYVPANAEFILEGYVDVDELREEGPFGDHTGYYSLKDLYPVFHITCITRKKNPVYPATVVGKPPMEDCYLGKATERIFLPLLKIMCPEIVDINFPLEGVFHNCVIVSIKKRYPGHAKKVMHSLWGMGQMMYTKMIIVVDESINPHDLSTVAWKVFNNIDAARDVVIVEGPLDALDHASPLSHYGHKMGIDATKKWTSEGHLREWPDDVEMTKEIKSLVDRRWIEYGI; from the coding sequence ATGGCTTATAAGGATATTCAGGATTTTATGAATGTACTTGATAGGAGAGGACTTCTTAAGAAAATTAAAGTTGAAGTAGACAGTGAACTTGAAATTACAGAAATAACTGATAGAATTTCAAAGTCAAAGGGGCCTGCTCTTTTATTTGAAAATGTAAAGGGTTCAAAGTACCCAGTTTTAATCAATACCTTTGGAAGCTTTGAAAGGTTAAATCTTGCACTTGAAGTTGATAAATTAGATGATATTGCCCATGTAATAACCGATTTGATGGATGTTTCAAATTATATAGGATTTATAGATAAGATTAAATCTATACCAAAACTTGTAAGGCTGGCAAGGGTTTTTCCTAAAAAAGTAGATAGGGCTCCCTGTCAGGAAGTTGTTGAGGAAGCAGACCTTTCAACTCTTCCAATTTTAAAATGCTGGCCACTGGATGGAGGAAGGTTTATTACTTTGCCTCTTGTAATTACAAAAGATCCTGAAACAGGCCTTCAAAACATGGGTATGTATAGGCTTCAGGTTTATGATAAAAATACTACAGGCATGCACTGGCATCTTCATAAGGACGGAAGGGAAATATACGAAAAGTATAAAAAAATCGGAGGAAGAATGCCGGTATCGGTTGCATTAGGGTGTGATCCAGCAACCATTTATTCAGCAACAGCACCTCTTCCAAAGGAAATAGATGAGATGATTTTTTCAGGATTTTTAAGGAAATCTCCTCTTGAAATAGTAAAATGCAAAACAAATGATATTTATGTTCCAGCAAATGCAGAATTTATACTTGAAGGGTATGTTGATGTTGATGAACTCCGTGAAGAGGGACCCTTTGGAGATCATACTGGTTATTATTCTTTAAAAGATTTATATCCTGTGTTCCATATAACTTGTATAACAAGAAAAAAGAATCCTGTATATCCTGCAACAGTAGTTGGAAAGCCTCCAATGGAGGATTGTTATCTTGGAAAAGCAACCGAAAGAATATTTCTACCTCTTCTTAAGATAATGTGTCCTGAAATTGTTGATATTAATTTTCCACTTGAGGGAGTTTTTCATAACTGTGTTATAGTATCTATTAAGAAAAGGTACCCTGGGCATGCAAAAAAAGTAATGCACTCTCTATGGGGAATGGGACAGATGATGTATACTAAGATGATTATAGTTGTAGATGAGAGCATAAATCCCCATGACCTATCGACAGTTGCATGGAAAGTTTTTAACAATATTGATGCTGCAAGGGATGTAGTGATTGTTGAAGGCCCATTAGATGCCCTTGACCATGCATCACCCCTTTCCCATTATGGGCATAAGATGGGAATAGATGCAACAAAAAAATGGACAAGCGAAGGACATTTAAGGGAATGGCCAGATGATGTTGAAATGACGAAGGAAATAAAATCTCTTGTCGATAGGAGATGGATTGAATATGGTATTTAA
- a CDS encoding UbiX family flavin prenyltransferase, whose product MKKYIVGITGASGSIYGIRLAEEILKAKNEVFIVITDNGQKVMKYETGFELNSVLKRLEGFGKVNLCDINDLFAPIASGSFKVEGMVIAPCSMSAIGRISNGISLNLLDRAADVCIKEKRKLIVVPREMPFNTIHLENMLKLSKSGAVILPASPGFYNKPQSLDDIINFVVSRILDNLDIENNISKRWRD is encoded by the coding sequence GTGAAAAAGTACATAGTTGGAATTACTGGTGCAAGTGGCAGTATCTATGGTATTCGCCTTGCAGAGGAAATACTTAAGGCAAAAAATGAGGTGTTTATTGTAATTACTGATAATGGCCAGAAAGTAATGAAATATGAAACGGGATTTGAGCTTAATAGTGTTTTAAAGAGGCTTGAGGGTTTTGGAAAAGTAAATTTATGTGATATAAATGATTTATTTGCTCCTATTGCAAGCGGTTCATTTAAAGTTGAAGGGATGGTAATTGCCCCCTGTTCGATGTCAGCAATAGGTAGAATTTCAAATGGAATATCTTTAAATCTTCTTGATAGGGCAGCAGATGTTTGTATAAAAGAAAAAAGAAAGCTGATTGTTGTTCCAAGGGAGATGCCCTTTAACACTATTCATTTAGAGAATATGCTAAAGTTAAGCAAAAGTGGTGCTGTGATACTTCCAGCATCACCTGGATTTTATAATAAGCCTCAAAGCCTTGATGATATAATAAATTTCGTTGTGTCAAGGATACTTGATAATTTAGATATTGAAAATAATATATCAAAAAGATGGAGGGATTAA
- a CDS encoding ABC-F family ATP-binding cassette domain-containing protein encodes MSILTVKNLSHGFGDRAIFEDVSFRLLNGEHVGLIGANGEGKSTFMNIITGKLEPDEGTIEWAKRARVGYLDQHTVLQKGQTIRDVLKSAFDYLFKLEEEYNQICEKLSDVSPEEMESLLEDMGTIQDILTHNDFYIIDAKVEEVARGLGLCDIGLDTDVNDLSGGQRTKVLLCKLLLEKPDILLLDEPTNYLDEQHIQWLKKYLLDYENAFILISHDIPFLNSVVNLIYHMENKKLTRYVGNYDDFVRVYEAKKQQLEAAYKKQQQEIAELKDFIARNKARVATRNMAMSRQKKLEKMEIIELDKEKPKPEFNFKEAGASGKLIFETKDLVIGYDSPLSKPLNLKMERGQKIAIIGANGLGKTTLLRSILGEIKPLSGEVELGDYLKIGYFEQEIKENNYNTCIEEIWNEFPSFNQFEVRLALAKCGLTTKHIESKVMVLSGGEQAKVRLCKLINKETNLLVLDEPTNHLDVDAKEELKRALLEYKGSILLICHEMEFYTEIVTDVWNLEAWTTKVV; translated from the coding sequence ATGAGTATTTTAACTGTAAAGAATTTAAGCCATGGATTTGGAGACAGGGCTATATTTGAAGACGTTTCCTTTAGGCTACTTAATGGGGAGCACGTAGGTCTTATAGGTGCAAACGGAGAAGGCAAATCAACATTTATGAACATTATAACCGGCAAACTTGAGCCCGATGAAGGTACTATTGAATGGGCAAAAAGAGCACGTGTTGGATACCTTGACCAGCATACAGTGCTACAAAAAGGGCAAACTATTCGGGATGTTTTAAAATCAGCCTTTGACTATCTATTTAAACTTGAAGAGGAATACAATCAAATATGCGAAAAGTTATCAGATGTAAGCCCTGAAGAGATGGAATCCCTTCTTGAAGATATGGGAACAATTCAGGATATTTTAACTCATAACGACTTTTATATTATAGATGCAAAAGTTGAAGAAGTAGCAAGGGGACTTGGGCTTTGTGATATTGGACTTGATACAGATGTCAATGACTTAAGCGGAGGTCAAAGGACAAAGGTTCTTCTATGTAAGCTTCTTCTTGAAAAGCCGGACATACTCTTACTAGATGAGCCTACTAACTACCTTGATGAGCAGCATATCCAGTGGCTAAAAAAATATCTTTTAGATTATGAAAATGCATTCATACTTATAAGCCATGATATACCTTTTTTAAACAGCGTTGTTAATTTAATTTATCACATGGAAAATAAAAAGCTTACACGATACGTAGGAAACTATGATGATTTTGTAAGAGTCTATGAAGCTAAAAAGCAGCAGCTTGAGGCAGCATATAAAAAGCAGCAGCAGGAAATTGCAGAGCTTAAAGACTTTATAGCAAGAAATAAAGCAAGGGTTGCAACAAGAAACATGGCTATGTCAAGACAAAAAAAGCTTGAAAAGATGGAAATTATTGAGCTTGATAAGGAAAAGCCAAAACCAGAGTTTAATTTTAAAGAAGCTGGTGCATCAGGCAAATTAATATTTGAAACAAAGGATTTAGTTATAGGATACGACTCCCCCTTATCAAAACCTTTAAATCTTAAAATGGAAAGAGGGCAAAAGATTGCAATAATCGGTGCAAATGGACTTGGAAAAACAACTCTTTTAAGAAGCATTTTAGGCGAAATTAAGCCACTATCAGGCGAAGTTGAACTTGGAGATTATTTAAAAATTGGATATTTTGAGCAGGAAATTAAAGAAAACAACTATAATACCTGCATAGAAGAGATATGGAATGAGTTTCCGTCCTTTAATCAGTTTGAAGTAAGGCTTGCCCTTGCAAAATGTGGTCTTACAACAAAACACATTGAAAGTAAAGTTATGGTTTTAAGCGGCGGGGAACAGGCAAAGGTAAGATTATGTAAGCTGATTAATAAAGAAACTAATCTTCTTGTACTTGACGAGCCAACAAACCATCTTGATGTAGATGCAAAAGAGGAGCTTAAAAGAGCACTTTTAGAATATAAGGGAAGCATACTTTTAATTTGCCACGAGATGGAATTTTATACAGAAATAGTTACTGACGTATGGAACTTAGAGGCATGGACAACAAAGGTAGTATAA
- a CDS encoding ABC transporter permease produces MGIFLSFIIGMPLGIIMGYSNYWDDVLSPIIYFLYPIPKVALLPVVMLIFGLGEASKIIMIILIVVFQIVVTARDSVKNIPKETYYSLFSLGASKYDIFKNIIFPAVFPEILTSVRVGTGTAVSVLFFTETYGTEYGMGYFIMDSWMRVNYIEMYSGIIIMGLIGFVFFLTLDLLERFFCLWKK; encoded by the coding sequence GTGGGAATATTTTTGTCTTTTATTATAGGTATGCCGCTGGGAATTATAATGGGATATAGTAATTATTGGGATGATGTTTTATCACCAATAATATATTTTTTATATCCTATTCCTAAAGTTGCTCTTTTACCAGTTGTTATGCTTATATTTGGGCTTGGAGAGGCTTCTAAAATAATTATGATAATTCTTATAGTTGTATTTCAGATAGTAGTGACTGCAAGGGATTCAGTAAAAAATATACCAAAAGAAACATATTATTCATTATTTTCCCTTGGAGCTTCAAAGTATGATATATTTAAAAACATTATATTTCCAGCAGTATTTCCTGAAATTTTAACATCAGTTAGAGTCGGAACTGGTACTGCGGTTTCTGTATTGTTTTTTACAGAAACTTATGGAACAGAATACGGTATGGGTTATTTTATAATGGATTCATGGATGAGAGTTAATTATATTGAGATGTATTCAGGAATAATCATAATGGGCCTAATTGGATTTGTGTTTTTTTTAACTTTAGATTTGCTAGAAAGATTTTTTTGTTTATGGAAGAAGTAA
- a CDS encoding FAD:protein FMN transferase: protein MIHNKKRLLILCIILVISLSLFFSGCQKKVKVLNEPIEKTDFVLGTVCTVKIYDEAPSNLMDKIFDRLKEIENRMTINAEGSEVDEINEKSGIEPVKVTDDVYYVIKTGKEFGKISEGRFDITIGPIVKLWNIGTDYARVPSQNEINEKLPLVNYEDIVLDDKNKTVFLKRKGMIIDLGGIAKGYAADEVYRILKENNVEHAIINLGGNVFAMGSNPKENRNWNIGVQDPFSERGDYIGILSISDKTVVSSGIYERYFIQDGKRYHHILDTKNGYPVDNNLAGTTIIADKSIMGDALSTTIFAAGVDRGLEIVKNLKEVEAIFITKNREVYITPGLKSIFKITNSNFKIMN, encoded by the coding sequence ATGATACATAACAAAAAAAGACTTTTAATTTTATGCATAATCTTAGTTATCAGCCTGTCTTTATTTTTTTCTGGATGCCAAAAAAAGGTTAAGGTTTTAAATGAACCAATTGAAAAGACTGATTTTGTCCTTGGAACGGTTTGTACAGTTAAGATTTATGATGAGGCACCATCAAATTTAATGGATAAGATTTTTGATAGGCTTAAGGAAATTGAAAATAGGATGACGATAAATGCAGAGGGCAGCGAAGTTGATGAAATTAATGAAAAATCAGGGATTGAGCCTGTCAAAGTAACAGATGATGTTTATTATGTAATAAAAACTGGTAAAGAATTTGGGAAGATTTCAGAGGGACGTTTTGATATTACTATAGGTCCAATAGTAAAGCTTTGGAATATTGGAACAGATTATGCGAGGGTTCCTTCTCAAAATGAAATAAATGAAAAACTTCCTTTAGTAAACTATGAAGATATAGTACTTGATGATAAAAACAAAACAGTATTTCTTAAAAGGAAAGGAATGATTATAGACCTTGGGGGCATAGCTAAAGGATATGCTGCTGATGAGGTTTATAGGATTTTAAAAGAGAACAATGTTGAACATGCAATTATAAACCTTGGTGGGAATGTATTTGCAATGGGAAGTAATCCAAAGGAAAACCGAAACTGGAATATAGGGGTTCAAGATCCATTTAGTGAAAGAGGAGATTATATTGGTATATTAAGTATTTCAGACAAAACTGTTGTATCATCAGGAATTTATGAAAGATATTTTATACAGGATGGAAAGAGATATCACCATATACTTGATACTAAAAATGGCTATCCTGTTGATAATAACCTTGCAGGGACTACTATAATAGCTGATAAATCAATAATGGGAGATGCTTTATCAACTACTATTTTTGCAGCAGGGGTTGATAGAGGGCTTGAAATTGTTAAAAACTTAAAGGAAGTTGAGGCAATTTTTATTACTAAAAACCGTGAAGTATATATTACACCAGGACTTAAAAGTATCTTTAAAATAACAAATTCTAATTTTAAGATTATGAATTAG
- a CDS encoding UbiA-like polyprenyltransferase, giving the protein MVFKKLKNYSELVMFSHTLFSLPFAAISMLWAAKGLPSIKVVLWILVAFVGARTGANALNRLIDKDIDAKNPRTAGRHLPKGIVKNYEVVILSIISFSLMALAAFKLNPLCVKLLPLAIIIFIFYSYTKRFTYLCHIILGIACGGAPVGAWIAVTGKIGWPSIVLGAVVMFWVAGFDIIYGSQDYDFDKKEGLFSIPVRFGIKHALEISSFFHIIAILLLVYLYFIMNMGFLYLIGVSIDAILLYIEHKIVSPNNLSNVKIASYSINEVVSVVLFLFTVADIFLR; this is encoded by the coding sequence ATGGTATTTAAAAAACTTAAAAATTATTCTGAACTTGTAATGTTTTCACATACTTTGTTTTCTCTTCCCTTTGCTGCAATTTCAATGCTTTGGGCTGCTAAAGGCCTTCCTTCGATAAAGGTAGTACTTTGGATATTAGTTGCGTTTGTTGGTGCAAGAACAGGTGCTAATGCATTAAATCGCTTAATTGATAAGGATATAGATGCAAAAAATCCAAGAACTGCTGGACGGCATTTGCCTAAAGGCATTGTAAAAAACTATGAAGTTGTAATACTTTCTATTATAAGTTTTTCACTTATGGCTCTTGCGGCATTTAAATTAAATCCTCTTTGTGTAAAGCTTTTACCTCTTGCAATAATTATATTTATTTTTTATTCATATACAAAAAGATTTACCTACCTTTGCCATATAATACTTGGAATTGCCTGCGGAGGTGCACCAGTTGGTGCTTGGATTGCAGTAACAGGAAAAATAGGCTGGCCTTCTATTGTACTTGGTGCCGTTGTAATGTTTTGGGTTGCTGGATTTGATATTATATATGGCTCTCAAGACTATGATTTTGATAAAAAAGAAGGATTATTTTCAATACCTGTAAGGTTTGGAATAAAACATGCCCTTGAAATTTCTTCTTTTTTTCACATTATTGCAATATTACTTCTTGTTTATTTATATTTTATAATGAACATGGGCTTTCTATACCTTATAGGCGTTTCAATAGATGCAATACTTTTATACATAGAACATAAAATAGTATCCCCAAACAATCTTTCAAATGTTAAAATTGCATCTTACAGTATTAATGAAGTTGTAAGCGTAGTTCTATTTTTATTTACTGTGGCAGACATTTTTTTGAGGTGA
- a CDS encoding peptidoglycan-binding domain-containing protein: MKKNVKGVAFVLATALTLSTMAIGTNTKLLGVDVVSAATTGETTAPKTTTNPKTTVPKTTVSKTTNVSQLSGKLTRLIALHSCGEDVKLVQTLLNKYGYNLKVDGIVGPKTLAAVKSFQKKNGLKVDGIVGPKTFAKLSPTVVQTKTQESAVKEEKVTVKIGKVDYAAHGTKCFTVAVAAVAGDKIVAAYFDDYQYMPTSAAKGVPNSDADFGKNYPQGYVLGSKLTNADYYSQNMKTKANATVPIDKNFEAIRKYVTGKTIAELEATLSSTTKEKMVDAVSGATLEDTYGYVTAIVNAAKAAKDDVSIQVDAKDISNIKIGKVDYAAHGTKCFTVAVAAVAGDKIVAAYFDDYQYMPTSAAKGVPNSDADFGKNYPQGYVLGSKMTNADYYSQNMKTKANATVPIDKNFEAIRKYVTGKTIAELEATLSSTTKEKMVDAVSGATLEDTYGYVTAIVNAAKAAK; this comes from the coding sequence TTGAAAAAAAATGTTAAAGGAGTGGCCTTTGTTTTAGCTACAGCATTAACACTTTCAACTATGGCAATCGGCACAAATACAAAATTGCTTGGTGTTGATGTTGTATCTGCTGCAACTACTGGAGAGACAACTGCTCCTAAAACAACAACTAATCCAAAAACAACTGTACCTAAAACAACAGTTTCAAAGACAACAAATGTTTCACAATTATCAGGGAAGTTAACAAGACTTATTGCACTTCACTCTTGTGGGGAAGATGTTAAACTTGTTCAGACATTGCTTAATAAATACGGGTACAATCTAAAAGTTGATGGAATAGTTGGACCAAAAACTTTAGCAGCAGTAAAAAGCTTCCAGAAGAAGAATGGTCTTAAGGTTGATGGAATAGTTGGACCAAAAACTTTTGCAAAGCTAAGTCCTACTGTAGTTCAGACAAAAACTCAAGAATCAGCTGTAAAAGAAGAAAAAGTTACGGTTAAGATAGGAAAAGTTGATTATGCTGCACATGGAACAAAATGCTTTACAGTTGCAGTAGCGGCTGTAGCAGGAGACAAAATTGTTGCTGCATACTTTGATGATTATCAATATATGCCAACAAGTGCAGCAAAGGGAGTTCCAAACTCAGATGCAGATTTTGGAAAGAACTATCCACAAGGATATGTTTTAGGTTCAAAGTTGACAAATGCTGATTATTACTCACAGAACATGAAGACAAAGGCAAATGCAACAGTTCCAATTGACAAGAACTTTGAAGCAATAAGAAAATACGTAACTGGAAAGACAATAGCAGAGCTTGAGGCAACACTTTCATCAACAACAAAAGAAAAAATGGTTGATGCAGTAAGTGGGGCAACATTAGAAGATACTTATGGTTATGTAACTGCTATTGTTAATGCGGCAAAAGCTGCGAAGGATGATGTTTCAATACAAGTTGATGCAAAGGATATAAGCAATATAAAGATAGGAAAAGTTGATTATGCTGCACATGGAACAAAATGCTTTACAGTTGCAGTAGCGGCTGTAGCAGGAGACAAAATTGTTGCTGCATACTTTGATGATTATCAATATATGCCAACAAGTGCAGCAAAGGGAGTTCCAAACTCAGATGCAGATTTTGGAAAGAACTATCCACAAGGATATGTTTTAGGTTCCAAGATGACAAATGCTGATTATTACTCACAAAATATGAAGACAAAGGCAAATGCAACAGTTCCAATTGACAAGAATTTTGAAGCAATAAGAAAATACGTAACTGGAAAGACAATAGCAGAGCTTGAGGCAACACTTTCATCAACAACAAAAGAAAAAATGGTTGATGCAGTAAGTGGGGCAACATTAGAAGATACTTATGGTTATGTAACTGCTATTGTTAATGCGGCAAAAGCTGCGAAATAA
- a CDS encoding ABC transporter ATP-binding protein has protein sequence MIKVDNLTVRYKNNRGSFTALYDINIEVGDKEIVSVIGPSGCGKTTLVYVLSGIIKEFEGSVLVNNMVVNPIRTRIGVVLQNYGLLPWKNVYENAVIGAKIKDKEKFDRHYAEFILKELGLIDMKEKYPNSLSGGQMQRVAIARSFILKPEILIMDEPFSALDAITREKIQELFLKIWVKNRVSSVFVTHSIEEAVYVGKKIIILSNSPGRIIKVIDNPIFGIENPRLSPKFYSIVMEIREFIKEGWKIEN, from the coding sequence ATGATTAAAGTTGATAACCTTACTGTAAGATATAAAAACAATAGGGGCAGTTTTACTGCCCTTTATGATATAAATATTGAAGTTGGGGATAAAGAAATTGTTTCAGTGATTGGTCCTTCAGGCTGTGGCAAAACAACCCTTGTATATGTCCTTTCAGGAATAATAAAGGAATTTGAAGGAAGTGTTTTAGTAAATAATATGGTAGTTAATCCAATCAGGACGAGAATAGGAGTTGTATTACAGAACTATGGACTTCTGCCTTGGAAAAATGTTTATGAAAATGCAGTAATTGGTGCAAAGATAAAGGATAAAGAAAAATTCGACAGGCATTATGCAGAATTTATATTAAAGGAACTTGGACTTATAGATATGAAAGAAAAATATCCTAATAGTTTAAGTGGTGGGCAAATGCAGAGAGTAGCTATTGCCCGCTCATTTATTTTAAAGCCGGAGATATTGATTATGGATGAACCTTTTTCTGCATTAGATGCAATAACAAGGGAAAAAATACAGGAGCTTTTTTTGAAAATATGGGTTAAAAATAGAGTTTCTTCAGTTTTTGTAACACATAGCATTGAAGAAGCTGTGTATGTTGGGAAAAAAATTATAATACTTTCAAATAGTCCTGGGAGAATAATAAAAGTAATTGATAATCCTATATTTGGAATAGAAAATCCAAGGCTCTCACCGAAATTTTATAGCATAGTAATGGAAATTAGAGAATTTATAAAAGAGGGATGGAAGATTGAAAATTAA
- a CDS encoding NusG domain II-containing protein, with the protein MKKFDIIIIISFLLISIVSAAWFMFSSNKKYENTYAEIYVEGVLYKRIPLTENMEEMTIPIETKLGKNVIHISNGKINMVDADCHDRVCVKSGTIDKVGETIVCLPHKVVVEIKGEGKSETDDLAY; encoded by the coding sequence ATGAAAAAATTTGATATTATTATTATAATTTCATTTTTATTAATATCTATAGTATCTGCAGCTTGGTTCATGTTCTCTTCAAATAAAAAATATGAAAATACTTATGCAGAGATTTACGTTGAAGGGGTTTTATATAAGAGAATCCCTCTCACAGAAAATATGGAAGAAATGACTATCCCAATTGAAACTAAACTTGGTAAAAATGTAATCCATATATCAAATGGAAAAATAAACATGGTCGATGCCGACTGCCACGACAGAGTATGTGTTAAATCAGGAACCATCGATAAAGTAGGTGAAACAATCGTATGCCTTCCTCATAAAGTTGTTGTGGAAATAAAAGGAGAAGGTAAATCTGAAACCGATGATCTTGCATATTAA
- a CDS encoding ABC transporter substrate-binding protein: protein MKKVLKFLSLLIIVFSLSACNQSKKELKQLNIGVLPDVDSIPLIIAQQQGYFEKAGIKVNIEHFKSAKDRDSAFQAGKIDGAVSDVLAAAFAKEGGFDIRITSMTNGSYKLLVNKNSGIKSINDLNGKSIAISKNTIIEYSCDMMLKEGGLSSDNVKKTVIPEIPVRLEMLQNGKIDSAVLPDPLATVAMKNGALLLNSTDKLNINPGVLLFSSSAIDSKKEEIKAFYSAYNMAVEYIQKQPVSSYIDVLIKEAGFPETVKDSIVLPKYTKAVLPKEKDVDEVIKWLKDKQLIKNEYKYSDLVDENLVR, encoded by the coding sequence TTGAAAAAAGTATTAAAGTTCTTATCATTATTAATTATTGTTTTTTCACTATCAGCATGTAATCAGTCTAAAAAGGAACTTAAACAATTAAATATTGGCGTACTTCCTGATGTTGATTCAATACCCCTTATAATAGCACAGCAGCAAGGATACTTTGAAAAAGCTGGGATTAAGGTTAACATAGAACATTTTAAAAGTGCAAAGGACAGGGATAGTGCTTTCCAAGCTGGAAAGATTGATGGTGCTGTATCTGATGTGCTTGCTGCTGCTTTTGCAAAGGAAGGAGGCTTTGATATCAGAATAACTTCAATGACAAATGGAAGTTATAAGCTTCTTGTAAATAAAAATTCAGGAATTAAAAGTATTAATGATTTAAATGGAAAGAGCATTGCAATTTCAAAGAATACAATAATAGAATATTCCTGCGATATGATGTTAAAGGAAGGGGGCTTATCATCAGATAATGTGAAAAAGACAGTTATACCTGAAATTCCTGTAAGACTTGAAATGCTTCAGAATGGCAAAATTGATTCTGCTGTACTTCCAGATCCACTTGCAACAGTTGCAATGAAAAATGGTGCATTACTTTTAAACAGCACTGATAAGCTTAACATAAACCCTGGTGTACTTCTTTTTTCATCAAGTGCTATTGATTCAAAGAAGGAAGAGATTAAAGCCTTTTATTCAGCTTATAATATGGCTGTAGAATATATTCAAAAGCAACCAGTTAGCAGCTACATAGATGTTTTAATAAAAGAAGCAGGCTTTCCCGAAACTGTAAAGGATTCAATAGTTCTTCCAAAATACACAAAGGCGGTGCTGCCAAAAGAAAAAGATGTTGATGAAGTAATAAAATGGCTTAAAGATAAGCAGCTTATTAAAAACGAATATAAATACAGCGATTTAGTTGATGAAAATTTAGTGAGGTAA